A window of the Brassica napus cultivar Da-Ae chromosome A2, Da-Ae, whole genome shotgun sequence genome harbors these coding sequences:
- the LOC106398453 gene encoding truncated transcription factor CAULIFLOWER A-like has product MGRGRVQLRRIENKIRRQVTFSKRRTGLVKKAQEISVLCDADVALIVFSPKGKLFEYSAGSSMERILDRYERCSYAGQDIPTPSLDSQGECSTECSKLLRMIDAMQISLRHLKGEEVDALSIRELQSLEMQLDTSLRRTRSRKNQLMVESLAQLQKKEKELKELKKQLTKKVDQGEDIEPQNISQGLDSTPPCETPHLLPGPISPHPPLSIGTYRDTSQMNEIGEKDTGILVRSGNTTLPHWMPRLTGE; this is encoded by the exons ATGGGAAGGGGAAGGGTTCAGCTACGGCGGATCGAGAATAAGATACGGAGACAAGTGACGTTTTCAAAGCGAAGAACAGGTTTGGTGAAGAAAGCTCAAGAGATCTCAGTGTTATGTGATGCTGATGTTGCTTTGATTGTCTTTTCTCCAAAAGGCAAGCTCTTTGAGTACTCTGCTGGCTCCAG CATGGAGAGAATTCTGGATCGATATGAGAGGTGTTCATACGCCGGTCAAGACATTCCTACACCCAGTTTGGATTCGCAG GGTGAGTGTTCAACCGAATGTTCGAAGCTCTTGAGGATGATTGATGCTATGCAAATAAGCTTAAG GCACTTAAAAGGAGAAGAGGTAGATGCTCTAAGTATCAGAGAGCTTCAGAGTCTGGAGATGCAACTTGATACTTCCCTCAGGAGAACTCGCTCTAGAAAG AACCAGCtcatggtagagtccttagcaCAGCTCCAGAAAAAG GAGAAGGAACTCAAAGAACTGAAGAAACAGCTAACAAAGAAG GTTGATCAAGGTGAAGACATTGAGCCGCAAAACATCAGCCAAGGGTTAGACTCAACACCACCATGTGAGACACCGCACCTGTTGCCAGGACCTATTTCTCCCCACCCTCCCTTGTCTATCGG TACTTATAGGGACACATCGCAAATGAATGAAATTGGAGAAAAAGATACCGGAATCCTAGTTCGCTCGGGGAATACAACGTTGCCGCACTGGATGCCTCGGCTCACTGGAGAGTAG
- the LOC106398995 gene encoding uncharacterized protein LOC106398995, translated as MASGQTSSSASISSTASIIFPLCHCLQPTTLSISWTDANPGRRFFKCDVHGFLEWSDKDLPCQWQKRSLLEARDKIRRQAAEIKALREAFSTANAQLAAVEVNRSTGPNDDLLIHIEEIVKAQIIQSDKNIRNCVFFSCAGFFVATVVLLLLKI; from the coding sequence ATGGCTTCTGGTCAgacttcttcttcagcttccaTTTCATCTACGGCCTCCATCATTTTTCCCCTTTGTCATTGTTTGCAGCCAACTACACTGTCGATCTCCTGGACAGACGCAAATCCCGGCCGTCGCTTTTTTAAATGCGACGTACATGGGTTCTTAGAGTGGTCAGACAAGGACTTGCCCTGTCAATGGCAGAAGAGAAGCCTCTTGGAAGCTAGGGACAAGATCCGTCGACAAGCTGCAGAAATCAAAGCTCTCCGTGAAGCCTTCTCGACGGCCAATGCTCAGTTAGCGGCGGTTGAGGTTAATCGTTCCACCGGTCCGAACGATGATCTATTGATTCATATTGAAGAAATCGTCAAAGCTCAAATCATTCAGTCCGATAAGAATATTCGTAACtgtgttttcttttcttgtgcCGGCTTTTTCGTTGCAACCGTCGTGCTCTTACTGCTTAAGATATGA
- the LOC106400140 gene encoding uncharacterized protein LOC106400140 translates to MGWFVKLLLGLWSKSANGDWTFEETSSYHGETVIINKTDTFDGLVELIRIRLNLGILTPVALTYQLPNWMLVPDCSKVPPITLCNDKDVETMISARDYMSEPVLYVTSGPELVAKYQFYCRSPFTIDDKAYLEEGVTEEQHRQAIRDLVGGHPIVCSKHMLEIMFNEPQLLIVFRVALEIEMVYSFPDEQGVTEDPADFPSLTIDDIIDMEQGYTLSPVEPSNYEPGDEVLYGEPVSLEEMENAERNFAGTIILHQPTPLEVEPVNIWRGNTQEEPYWDGMMEEEDNYEVYVTQSPHPSQGVEPLPLAPNRRVNAPQPATIIMIDDEDDGSYTGSSEGVNENDNISNPPPPEEIGVIANEQTKSAPASRKGESSGEVDQNKTAPSNEVVVALPAAPIPSNEELSLDLTLGVGKNMSTSRGVTLVDVDDSVSEGEEGSGGFDPLF, encoded by the exons ATGGGGTGGTTTGTGAAGCTCCTTCTAGGGCTTTGGAGTAAGTCCGCCAATGGCGACTGGACTTTTGAAGAAACCTCTTCCTATCACGGAGAAACGGTGATAATAAACAAGACTGACACTTTTGATGGGTTGGTGGAATTGATACGTATAAGACTGAATCTGGGGATTCTAACGCCGGTTGCGTTAACTTATCAACTTCCGAACTGGATGCTAGTCCCAGATTGTTCAAAAGTCCCTCCGATCACTTTGTGTAACGACAAAGATGTTGAGACAATGATAAGCGCCAGAGACTACATGTCTGAGCCGGTGCTTTATGTGACTAGTGGACCTGAGCTAGTTGCAAAATACCAGTTCTACTGTCGATCACCTTTCACAATAGATGATAAGGCTTATCTCGAAGAAGGAGTTACCGAAGAGCAACATCGACAAGCTATACGAG ACTTGGTTGGTGGTCATCCAATCGTTTGTAGCAAGCATATGTTGGAGATAATGTTCAATGAACCACAACTCCTAATCGTCTTCCGCGTTGCTCTAGAGATAGAAATGGTTTATTCTTTCCCCGACGAGCAAGGGGTAACTGAAGATCCAGCTGACTTTCCTAGCCTAACCATCGATGACATTATCGATATGGAGCAAGGTTACACCTTATCACCGGTTGAGCCGAGCAACTATGAACCTGGCGATGAAG TGCTGTACGGAGAACCGGTGAGTCTAGAGGAGATGGAAAATGCAGAACGCAATTTCGCCGGAACAATCATTCTTCACCAACCAACCCCTTTGGAAGTCGAACCAGTTAACATATGGAGGGGAAATACGCAAGAAGAGCCATACTGGGATGGTATGATGGAGGAAGAAGACAACTATGAGGTCTACGTAACACAGTCACCACACCCAAGTCAGGGAGTTGAACCTCTGCCACTTGCTCCAAATCGAAGGGTGAATGCTCCACAACCAGCTACAATAATCATGAtcgatgatgaagatgatggatCATACACCGGCTCTTCTGAGGGGGTTAACGAGAACGATAATATCAGTAACCCCCCTCCACCAGAAGAAATTGGAGTCATTGCCAACGAGCAAACGAAAAGTGCACCAGCTAGTAGGAAAG GTGAATCGTCTGGCGAAGTAGACCAAAACAAAACAGCACCATCGAATGAAGTTGTCGTTGCCTTACCAGCAGCTCCAATTCCCAGTAATGAAGAACTCAGCCTTGATCTCACACTTGGCGTGGGAAAAAACATGAGCACCTCTAGAGGTGTTACCTTGGTTGACGTCGACGACTCTGTCTCTGAAGGTGAAGAGGGCAGTGGTGGGTTTGATCCCCTCTTTTAA
- the LOC106398994 gene encoding uncharacterized protein LOC106398994, protein MIKSRFAGQGCGPRPNEIIQLMLGEHDIRISYWKAWRSREVALEYAKGSSGTSFTMLPDYLHRLVVANPGTIAQIHTVYDVVVGHRFKYMFLAMGACISGFNHMRHVIIIDGAHLRGKYAGCLLTASAQDGNYQVFPIAVAIVDGENDSAWEWFMKMLLQFIPNKEEVVFVSDRHSSIYNAISKVYTAAKHCACVLHLIRNIKTHYKNKHLGYLIGKAARAFQLSEFYTAFNEIKNINPSCAEYLIDIGLEHWSRAHFSGNRYNIMTSNIAETWNSVLHEAREYPILPLVEYIRTKLMNWYAERRDVTQLGSSRLTPRVTEILEANFERSGGCL, encoded by the exons ATGATCAAGTCCAGATTTGCTGGCCAAGGTTGTGGGCCTCGGCCgaatgagattattcaactaaTGCTTGGGGAACATGATATTAGGATTTCTTATTGGAAAGCGTGGCGTTCACGAGAAGTTGCCCTCGAATATGCGAAAGGATCATCTGGTACGTCATTCACAATGCTCCCAGATTACCTCCACAGACTGGTTGTCGCAAATCCCGGCACTATAGCACAAATCCACACAGTTTATGATGTTGTTGTTGGCCATAGGTTCAAATATATGTTTCTTGCAATGGGTGCTTGTATTAGTGGTTTTAATCATATGCGTCATGTTATTATCATCGATGGGGCACATTTGAGAGGAAAGTACGCGGGTTGCTTATTGACAGCATCAGCACAGGATGGGAATTACCAAGTCTTCCCTATAGCTGTTGCTATAGTTGATGGTGAAAATGACAGTGCATGGGAATGGTTTATGAAAATGCTTTTGCAATTCATCCCCAACAAAGAAgaagttgtttttgtttcagacAGACACTCTTCAATATACAATGCAATATCCAAG GTCTACACTGCAGCTAAACACTGTGCATGCGTTTTACACCTGATACGCAACATCAAGACACATTACAAAAACAAGCACCTTGGTTACTTGATTGGGAAGGCTGCTAGGGCATTCCAGCTCTCGGAATTTTATACCGCTTTCaatgaaataaaaaacattaatccTTCTTGTGCGGAATACCTTATAGATATTGGATTGGAGCACTGGTCTCGAGCTCATTTTTCAGGAAACCGCTACAACATAATGACCAGCAATATTGCGGAAACATGGAATTCCGTACTGCACGAGGCAAGGGAGTATCCGATATTGCCTTTGGTTGAGTATATCCGAACAAAACTTATGAACTGGTATGCAGAACGTCGTGATGTTACACAGTTGGGGAGTAGCCGGTTGACTCCACGTGTTACTGAAATTTTGGAAGCCAATTTCGAACGGAGTGGGGGTTGCTTGTAA
- the LOC106398993 gene encoding uncharacterized protein LOC106398993, translating to MVSARLVDCPDSPEEEDMRPIPDMMFAAGEEPVGVRVLTYQSSSSLKRIFNALDDEEVEIIRRSSFGKLIEIADKPVFSGRFARYMLSRQLKTKKKHETWFRFAGKPVRFSLREFAIVTGLPCGKFPPKSKMKLKETISETPYWPSLFGKVEVVTVSAVIKMLYRKTVKDREIRIKYACLAILESVLLPTSLKMKIAREHAEAIKDLEAFFSFPWGRLAFDMLMASIRERDEIALSQNTIAVKGFVLALQLVMVEAIPALTEVVQDTCSSSESDSEDIDGHGRDMFTKKQTLNPAHGRSVDKRSDVIVRSVLPEDPFRPIEGEYVVYSDEEHDEQVENMLHRLNSNSNFSTSMFRGGVRKHDVDRMRESCKSTSKAKRANNVRITAHDLDPCSIASLVIDKIKSQFDVMETTIKVACSRVDALEGNVVGQVESVLSKFKDEMLACVKDMVSALCKEQVVHHNGTHHIPPLGVGEVSVRANHTDQDPDVNANTIRNVLSHISAYSTPPRATKRSQDENRTPTKEVDVGYGYVPVDPVSDTCAPSAHSENCTRQNAFQQSLENGANHRQLLRETDEPTFSLGLTQEE from the exons ATGGTGTCTGCACGTCTTGTTGATTGTCCCGATTCACCGGAAGAAGAAGACATGCGTCCAATTCCAGACATGATGTTTGCAGCTGGCGAGGAACCGGTAGGGGTTCGTGTTCTAACGTATCAATCATCTAGCTCTTTAAAACGGATTTTTAATGCTTTAGATGACGAGGAGGTTGAAATTATAAGGCGATCTTCATTTGGGAAATTGATCGAAATCGCCGACAAACCTGTCTTTTCCGGTAGATTCGCTCGATATATGTTATCAAGGCAGCttaaaacgaagaagaagcatgaAACGTGGTTCCGATTTGCGGGAAAACCGGTTAGGTTTTCACTCAGAGAATTTGCGATTGTGACGGGACTACCATGTGGGAAATTTCCCCCCAAGTCGAAGATGAAGCTAAAGGAAACAATATCTGAGACACCGTATTGGCCTTCTTTATTCGGTAAAGTTGAGGTTGTCACCGTCTCTGCGGTCATCAAGATGCTATACCGGAAAACTGTTAAGGACAGGGAAATCCGTATTAAATACGCATGCTTGGCAATTCTTGAATCCGTTCTTCTCCCAACAAGCCTGAAGATGAAGATTGCTAGAGAGCATGCAGAAGCAATTAAAGATCTTGAAGCATTTTTTTCGTTCCCTTGGGGAAGACTTGCGTTTGACATGCTAATGGCTAgtattagagagagagatgagattgCGCTGTCTCAAAACACGATTGCTGTGAAAGGATTTGTTCTTGCTCTACAACTTGTTATGGTTGAAGCTATTCCGGCGTTGACAGAGGTTGTGCAAGATACGTGTTCTTCGTCCGAATCAGACAGCGAAGATATTGACGGTCATGGGCGTGATATGTTTACTAAGAAACAAACTTTGAATCCAGCACACGGCAGAAGTGTTGATAAGAGAAGTGAT GTTATCGTTCGTAGTGTCTTACCTGAAGACCCATTCCGACCTATTGAGGGGGAATACGTGGTTTATTCCGACGAAGAGCATGATGAGCAAGTGGAGAACATGTTACACCGCCTGAACTCAAACAGTAACTTCAGTACTTCAATGTTTCGTGGTGGGGTTAGGAAGCATGATGTTGATCGTATGCGCGAATCATGTAAATCAACCTCAAAGGCAAAGAGAGCAAATAATGTGCGTATTACTGCTCATGACCTTGATCCATGTTCCATTGCTTCTCTTGTGATAGACAAAATCAAATCTCAGTTTGATGTGATGGAGACGACCATTAAGGTCGCATGTTCCCGGGTTGATGCTTTGGAAGGGAATGTTGTTGGACAAGTGGAGTCTGTTTTATCTAAGTTTAAAGATGAAATGCTTGCATGTGTTAAGGATATGGTGTCTGCGTTGTGTAAAGAGCAAGTTGTTCATCATAATGGGACACACCATATTCCTCCGCTTGGTGTGGGTGAAGTCTCTGTTCGGGCAAACCATACCGATCAAGATCCTGATGTCAATGCCAATACTATCCGAAACGTGTTGTCTCACATAAGTGCATATTCCACGCCGCCAAGAGCCACCAAAAGGAGCcag GATGAGAATCGTACCCCAACAAAGGAAGTCGATGTGGGTTATGGATATGTTCCTGTTGATCCAGTTTCTGATACATGTGCACCATCAGCTCATAGCGAGAATTGTACTAGGCAAAATGCGTTTCAGCAAAGTTTG GAAAACGGGGCAAATCATAGGCAACTTCTTAGGGAAACGGATGAGCCGACCTTCTCGCTTGGTCTTACTCAAGAAGAGTAG